A region from the Cannabis sativa cultivar Pink pepper isolate KNU-18-1 chromosome 9, ASM2916894v1, whole genome shotgun sequence genome encodes:
- the LOC133031374 gene encoding uncharacterized protein LOC133031374, whose amino-acid sequence MEEDLTLHFEKGRYLNVDSCGPYTLEVHPRGTVMTGGVVDLQEHTCTCGLFQCMKFPCPHACAASQERSISAYTLCSPYYTTEYWRRTYEGTIMPVGDEDDWELPDDIKNMRVGVPVEKQPVGRPKKQKVGRIKNNRTACNGERIIKSRNCSMCGAKGHNRSTCNYPG is encoded by the coding sequence atggaggaGGACTTGACACTGCATTTTGAAAAAGGTCGGTATTTGAACGTTGACTCATGCGGGCCTTACACGTTGGAGGTTCACCCTAGAGGAACAGTTATGACCGGTGGCGTAGTGGACTTGCAGGAACATACTTGCACTTGCGGCTTGTTCCAGTGCATGAAGTTTCCTTGTCCTCATGCATGTGCTGCATCTCAGGAGCGAAGTATTAGCGCGTACACACTATGCTCGCCATATTACACAACTGAATATTGGAGGAGGACATATGAAGGAACAATTATGCCAGTTGGTGATGAGGATGATTGGGAATTGCCTGATGACATCAAGAACATGAGAGTTGGAGTGCCTGTTGAGAAGCAACCAGTAGGGCGACCCAAGAAGCAAAAGGTTGGAAGAATTAAGAACAACCGAACTGCTTGTAACGGTGAAAGGATTATCAAATCGCGAAATTGTAGCATGTGCGGTGCCAAGGGGCACAACAGAAGCACTTGCAACTACCCAggttaa